CTTCCGCTCGTCCGCCGAGTGCAGGCCCGTCGTCGGCTCGTCGAGGAGGTAGAGCGTGTCGCCGGAGGACTTCTTCCCGAGCTCCTCGGCGAGCTTCACGCGCTGCGCTTCGCCCCCAGAGAGCGTCGTGGAGGGCTGACCGAGCTTCATGTAGTCGAGGCCGACGTCCATCAGGAGTTTGAGGCGGCGACCCAGTCGGGAGTCGGCCTCGAAGAAGTCGTAGGCCTCCTCGACGCTCATGTCGAGGACGTCGGCGATGGTCGCGTCCTTGTACGTGACGTCGAGGGTCTCGTCGTTGTAGCGAGAGCCGCCGCACTCCTCGCAGGGCACGTGGACGTCGCTGAGGAAGTTCATCTCGATCTTCACTGTTCCCTGCCCGCCGCACTCCTCACAGCGCCCGCCCTTCACGTTGAACGAGAAGCGGCCCTTCTCGTAGCCGCGCTGCTTGGCGAGCTTCGTGTCCGCGAACTTCTCGCGGACGTAGTCGAAGACGCCCGTGTACGTCGCCGGATTACTCCGGGGCGTCCGGCCGATGGGCGACTGGTCGATGAGGCGCGCTTTCTCGATGTGCTGCATCCCCTCGATGCCGTCGTGCTCGCCCGGCAGCACGCTCGTGTTGTCGTTCATCGAGCGCGCGAGCCCCTTGTAGAGGATGTCGTGCATCAGGGTGGACTTCCCGCTCCCCGACACGCCCGTGATGGCGGTGAACGCGCCGACGGGGATGTCGACGTCGAGGTCCTTGAGGTTGTGCTGGCGCGCCCCGCGAACCGTGAGCGAGTCCTCCCAGTCGCGGCGCTCCTCGGGCACGGGAATCTGCTTGCGTCCCGAGAGGTAGTCGCCGGTGACGGAGCCCTCGGTCGCCATCACTTCCTCGACGTCGCCCTGCGCGACGATTTCGCCGCCGTGGCGGCCCGGCCCCGGCCCCATGTCGATGACCTGGTCCGCGCGCCGCATCGTCTCCTCGTCGTGCTCCACGACGACGAGCGTGTTCCCGAGGTCGCGGAGCTCTTCGAGGGTGTTCAGCAGGCGGTCGTTGTCCCGCTGGTGAAGGCCGATACTGGGTTCGTCGAGGACGTAGAGGACGCCGACGAGCCCGCTCCCGATCTGCGTCGCGAGCCGAATCCGCTGGCTCTCCCCGCCGGAGAGCGTCGACGCCTCCCGGTCCAGCGTGAGGTAGTCGAGGCCGACCTCCGTCATGAAGCCGAGGCGCGCGCGGATCTCCTTCAGAATCTCCTCCGCGATCTGTCGCTCCCGCTCGTCCAGGGAGTCCTCGACGCCCTCGAAGTGTTCGAGCGCGTCCGCGATGCTCATGTGGTTCACCGCCGCGATGCCCGTGCCGTCCACGAGCACCGCGCGCGATTCGGGCTTCAGCCGCGATCCCTCGCACGCCGGGCACGTCGTCACCGACATGTAGTCCTCGATGTGCTCGCGCGTCGAATCCGAATCCGTCTCCACGTAGCGACGCTCCAGGTTCGGAATCACGCCCTCGAACGGCTGTTCCTTCCTTCTCACTCCGTTCTTCGTCTGCCGCTTGAACACCACGTCTTCGTCCGTCCCGTAGAGGAACGCCTGCTGAATCTCCTCGTCGACGTCCTCGAACGGCGTCGAGAGCGAGACGCCGAAGTGCTCGGCGACGCTGTCCAGCCGCGTCTGGTAGTAACTCCGGTTGTAGCTCCACGGTTCGAAGACGTGTTTGAGGGGTTTCGACTCGTCCTCGATCACGCGCGCCTCCGAGACCTCCTTCGTCTCCCCGATGCCCTCACACTCCGGGCACGCCCCGTGCGGGCTGTTGAACGAGAAGCTCCGCGTCTCTATCTCCGAGATGTCGATGCCGCAGTGCGTGCACGCGAGCGCCTCCGAGAACTCCACCACCAGTCGCTCGTCGTCCTCGCCCGCGAGGTCGCCCGTTGCGCGCGCCGTCGACCCGCCGAGTTCGACGTCCGCCGGCGGGTCCGGGAGGATGACCTTCAGGACGCCGTCCGCTTCCTCCAGCGCCGTCTCCACGGAGTCCGTGATGCGCGAGCGCGCGTCCTCCGAGACTTTCACGCGGTCGACGACGACGTCGACGGTGTGGTCGTAGTTCTCGTCGAGTTCGGGCTTCTCCACCGCGAGGTCGTAGGACTCGCCGTCCACCTCGACCCGCGAATACCCCTCGCCGAGGAGGTCGTCGAACAGGTCCTCGAACGCGCCCTTCTGGTCGCGGACGACCGGCGCGGCGACCTTCGCCCTCGTCCCCTCCGGGAGCTCCAGCACGCGGCGCACCATCTGCTGGGCGGACTGCTCGCCAACCTCACGCCCGCACTCCGGGCAGTGCGGCGTCCCCACCCGCGCGTACAGCAAGCGCAGGTAGTCGTGGAGCTCTGTCACTGTACCCACCGTCGACCGCGGGTTGTTCGCCGCGTTCTTCTGGTCGATGCTGATCGCCGGCGACAGCCCCTCGACCGACTCCACCTGCGGTTTGTCCATCTGCCCGAGGAAGTTCCGCGCGTACGCCGACAGCGACTCGATGTAGCGGCGCTGGCCCTCCGCGTAAACCGTCTGGAACGCCAGCGACGACTTCCCCGACCCCGAGAGGCCCGTCACCACGTTGAACGCCTCCCGCGGAATCTTCACGTCGAGGTCTTTCAGATTGTGTTCCTCCGCCCCGCGGACCTCGATGAAGTCCTCACTCATTGCTCCCAGATAGCGCGCGCGACAGTGAAGGCTTGTCGGTCGCCACACCCCGAACTCCCCCAGCGCCTCACCCTCCAGCACCTCACCACCTCCCCTCCCACCTCACTGTCTCCTCGCCGTCGCGAACGCCCGCACGCCCACGCCGCCTTTCCGACGCCAACACCACCCCCGTCTTTATCCCGCATCACGCGCCATCACGGAGTATGACCGACTACGACATCCGGGCGCTCGACCTCACCGACGACGAGTACCTCGTCACTCAATCCCTCGTCAGGAACAAGTACCGAGCCGAAGACACCCGGGGGAACGTCGTCCTCCGCGGCAAACAGAAGATGTTCAAGCTCAAAGAGGAGTTCCCCTTCGAGACCGGCGACGGCCGGCCCGCCTTCACGGTCAAAGCCGGCGGCATCCTCGACGTCGCCGGCAACTACGCCCTCATCGACGCTCAGACCGACGAACCCGTCCTCGTTCTCGACCAGAACTGGACCTTCCTCACCCACAAGTGGAAACTCCGCGACCCCGACACTGAAGCCCTCATCGCCACCATCGAATCCGAATCCAAACTCGTCGACGCCCTCCGCGCCATCAGCGACCTCTTCTCCGTCATCCCCCACAAGTACGAAATCCGAGACGCCGACGGCGACCACGTCGGCCGCGTCGCCGGCCAGTTCTCCCTCGCAGACAAGTATACCGTCACTATCGACGACGCCAGCGACGTCCCCAAAGAAGCCGTCCTCGCCGCCGCCATGGTCATCGACGCCATCGAAGGGAACTAGACACCCACTTTTTGCGCTGCGCTCGGCGCGCTTCGCGCGCTGTCGCTCGGCAAAAACTCGGGAAAAAGCGCTCCTCCTTCAGTCCGCTCGCTACACTCGCGCCCTTCGGTCGTCGGCCCGAGCGCTCCTAGCGTCGCCCTCGGCGAATCGGCGGCCGTCACGCGAGCGAACACAGTGAGCGAGTGTGACTCAGCGAGAGCTTGCTCTCGCGCGATACCGGTTCCTCACGGACCGCTCGGTCGCCGAACGCTTGCACCATTGGTTGTTCAGCACAGCCACTTAGTGGAACGAGATACTCTCTCTGCCTTCGTTTACACCAGCACATACTCGTAAAAGGGCGGCTATCACTGAAGCGTAAATTTAATTACAGCCACATTAAATATCCGATATGGCGAGTCTGATTCATCTGTTCGGCGCGGCCCACTCGGACCGGTATTCAAACATCAAAACGGAGATCGAAGAGCGAGTCACGGCAACCGATGCAGAGGCGGTTTGTATCGAAGCGCCAGAGGAACGGATCCGGGTCAGATACTGGTTACTCGCATTTCTCCGACTCCCACTAGTTGTTACGGGATTCGCTATGGTTGGATCTCCTCAACTTGCACTGCTTGCTCTTCGCGCTCGGAGCGTATTTCCGGGAGAAGTCCGCGCTGCACGAGAAGTTCATGCCGAGCACGGGATTTCACTTCACAAGGTTGATCCCCATTTCCAGCGTTACTTCTCAGCAGGCGGTCTCTGGTTCAGTATCGCCAACTGGGCTGTTCTGATCGGTCTCGCTGTCGTCTTCTCACCGATCCCGGTAGCGATTATCTGCGTCTTCGGAAACGTCGGGTTTTGGTGTCTTCGGTGGCTCGGCCAAGCATCAGAGCGTCTCGCCGTGATTAGTGCCCTCCCTGCTTGTGTCCTCTTTTATTATGCACTCTTCCAGATCACTTCGATCCCGCTCGTTCTCGTCGCGTTCAGTCTCGGAGTCGCTGGCCTTGTTATCGGTGCCAAGCTGACGGAAGAGGAACGCACCGATGAAATGGTTTCGCGGACACAGACTGCCATCGCCGAGCATGAGTACGAGAACGTACTCTATGTCTCGGGGAAAGGGCGCATCTCAACCCTCCGAGATCGTCTCACTGACTTGGATGATGTTGAGCTTGGATCGGTGTGGCTCAAAGATCGTTCGGAGAGCGGCGAACTCAAATATCCCGCTCCTGATGAATGACGGCTCGCCGTGCTATCCACAGTAGGACCCTCGCTGTGCAGGCTAGCGAAATTGGGGATGGAGTTCGTTATGTAGGCGTACACACCGACCTTTGCTGCGCTCCCTGCGGTCGCTTGCGAAAGCTCGAACACAAGCCGTCGTCACCCCCTTCGGGGGTTCCTCGGCCTCGCCCTCGGCGAATCGGCGGCCGTCACGCGAGCGAACACAGTGAGCGAGTGTGACTCAGCGAGAGCTTGCTCTCGCGCGATACCGGTTCCTCACGGACCGCTCGGTCGCCGAACGCTTGCACCATGGATTGTTCAGCACAGCCACTGTACTTACCGAGCCTCGGCAGCTGTTCGGCAACACGCCGATTACCTCCCTTACCCTATACTCCCGCCTGCTAACTCTTGTATGCCCGTCGACTGGTTCGAGGATGATCGTCGTCGGACCTCCGTTCAGACCGTCGGCGATGGCGACCCCGAGAGCCGCGTCTGACAGGCTCGGGAGCGAGGGCCGCGACGAGTGGGGGCAGGGTGTCGACGCGGAGAACGAGTGAACCGCTATTCTTCCGCGACGTCCGCGACGTCGGCCTCGGCGAGTTCGGCGAGTTCGTCGGGAGCGATGGGCCAGACAGTCGTCGGCGTGCCCGCTGCCGCCCAGACTTCGTCGTAGTCGAGGAGGGTCTCGTCCATGAGGACGCGGCAATCGGTGGTGTGGCAGATCGGGGGGACGCCGCCGATGCTCCACCCCGTGGCGTCCTTGACGAGGTCGGCGTCCGCCATCGAGACCGAGTCCGCGCCGACGGCGTCCGCGACTTTGTCCATGTCGACTCTGTTCGCGCCGCTCGTGATGCAGACGACGGCGTCGCCGTCGGCGCTGAGCACGATACTGGACGCGATCTGCGCGGTCTCACAGCCGACGGCGTCCGCGGCGTCCGCCGCCGTCTTCGTGCCCTCCGGGAACTCCGTCACCGCGGGCGTCACGCCGTATCGGTCCTCGGCCTCTGCGACGAAATCGCGGGCTCGCTCGTGCATACCCGCTCGGAGCGCGGGAAGCGAAGTAAAGATTCGCCCTGCCGCGATCAGGCGTTCGACTGGCCGCCGTCGACGACGAGGGCTTGCGCGCACGTTTTTCGGGCTCGCGCCGTCGCGCTCGCCGAAAAACCCGCACTACAAAGCGTGTCTCGTTACGTGTTCGATTGGCCGCCGTCGACGACGAGGGATTCGCCGTTGACGTAGCCGGCGAGGTCCTCCGAAGCGAGGTAGAGCGCTGCGCCGGCGACGTCATCCGGCTGGCCGAGGCGGTGCAGGGGCGTGTCCTCCGCGCTTTCCTGGGTCGCGATGGGAACGTCCTCGTTCGTCATCGCGGTGTCGATGACGCCGGGGTGGATGGCGTTCACGCGAATCCCTTCCGGGCCGAGTTCGTCCGCGAGCGAGTACGTCAGGAGGCGCACCGCGCCCTTCGAGGTGTTGTAGACGGAGAACGTCCCGGCCCCGCGGAGCCCCGCGACGCTCGACATGTTGATGATGGAGCCGCCGCCGGTTTCGAGCATCCGCTCTGCCGCGGCCTGCGCGCCGAAGAACACGCCCTTCACGTTGATATCCATCAGCTGGTCGAACTCGGCTTCGGTCACGTCGACGAAATCCTTCTGCCGGAAGATGCCCGCGTTGTTCACCATGACGTCGACGCCGCCGAACGCGTCCGCCGCCTCGACGGCGTCCGCGAGCGCGTCGACGTCGGAGACGTCGCACTCCACGTAGGTCGCGTTCACGCCGTACTCCTCCGCGGCGAGCTCGTGCGTCGGTGTCCCGCCTTCCCGCGGCTCCGGCTGGATGTCCGCGACCACCACGTCTGCGCCCGCCTCCGCGTACGCCTCCACGATAGCGCGCCCGTTCCCGCTCGCCCCGCCGGTCACGACTGCCGCCTTCCCGCTCAGGTCGATTTCCTTCATGAGTTAAATAAAGTACTCGAAACATTCGGGTGTTCGCCATGCGGGTGACGGGTTCCGGAACCCAAAGCGTATTACCAGACAGTCGGCCGTCCTCCGGGAGCCAGCCGCCACCCGCTTCGATATCCATCACGCACGCTTTTCCCGCTCGACCGCTCCGCGGTCTCACGGCGAAAACCTGCGCTAACAAGACCGCGCTAGACGTTCTCCGGGAGCCAGCCGCCGTCTATTTCGACATTCTCCCCGGAGATGTACTCGGAGTCTTCGTCGACGAAGAACCGGACGGCCTGCGTGACGTCGCCGGGCGTCGCCCAGCGGCCGCGCGGGGCGTCGTCCGGGAACTCGTCGGACGTCTCGACGACGTAGGGAGAGACGGCATTTACGGTTATTCCGTCCATCTCGGTGTCGCTCGCGAGCATCCGCGTGAACATGAGGACGCCGGCTTTCGCCGCGAAGTACGGGAAGTTCTTCGCGTTCACGAGCCCCTTCTCGCTGGATGCGTACCCGATGTTGACGATGCGCCCCCACTCGCGTTCGCGCATCCCGGGGAGCGCGCGTTTACTGCAGAGCATCGTCCCGAGGAGGTTCGTCTCGTAGACCCGCCGCCACGTGTCCGCGTCGAGTTCGCTCCAGTGCGACGGCGCGAAATCCCCGACGTTGTTCACGAGGACGTCGACGCTCCCGAGTTCGGCTTCGGCGGCGGCGAACAGGTCGTCGACGCCCGCCTCGTCGGTCACGTCGCCCTGCACGGTCGTCGCGGCGGGCGCGCCCGCGTCCAGCGCGTCCTCGGCGGTCGCGGCCGCCGCGGCGTCGCTGGAGTGGTAGTGGACGGCGACGGCCGCGCCGCAGCGCGCGAGCGACAGCGCGATACTCCGGCCGAGCCCGTCCGCGCTCCCCGTGACGAGCGCCGTGCGTCCCGCGAGGTCCGGTGTGAGCATGCCGGAGTTCTCTCCCGCCGACGACATAGGTTTAAGCATGCGGGGTCGGTGCTCTGCCTATGGCCATCGAGACGATCCTCCTCGCCGTCGGCCCGAACGACGCGGACCGCGCGCAGAAACTCGCCGAGACGCTCGTGGACCTCGCCGTCCCCACCGGCGCGAACGTCGTCCTCGCGCACGTCTTCACCAGCAGCGAGTACCAGACGACCCTCGAAAGCCTCGACGTGAACGACCACGGGGAGCTCACCGAGGACGAAATCGCCCGCCGCCACGCCACCATCCGCGACATCGGCCGCTCCCTCGACGACGCCGACGTCGAATACGACGTCCGCGGCCGCGTCGGCGAACACGGCTCCTCCATCGTCGCCACCGCCGAAGACGTCGACGCCGACTTCGTCCTCGTCGGCGGCCGCCGCCGCAGCCCCACCGGCAAAGCCGTCTTCGGCAGCACCGCCCAGGAAGTCATCCTCAACGCCCCCTGCCCCGTCACCTTCGTCCGCGGCGACTAACCCCATCGCTCGACTCTTCTCGCGTCCGAGGCGTACATTCATACTCGACGGCGACGGAGAACCGGTATGGACGCAGACATCCGTCACCGGCCGTCGTTCGCGCTCGCCGCAATCACGTTCGAACCCGGCGACGGCCTGCGCGCCGAAGCCGGCGCGATGGTCAGTCACGACGCCGGCGTCGCCATGGAAACCGCCGCACAAGGCGGCTTCCTCTCCTCGCTCAAACGCTCCGTCCTCGGCGACGAGTCCTTCTTCGTCAACACCTTCACCGCCGAGGAACGCGGCGAAGTCACCCTTGCGCCCGCCCTCCCCGGCGACATCGTCCAACACGAACTCGGTGATGGTGGTGGCCCCGAAACTCTCTACGTCCAGTCCGGCTCCTTCCTCGCGGCGAGCGACGACATCGAACTCGACACGGAGTTCGGCGGCGGCCGCTCCTTCTTCGGCGGCGAAGGCCTCTTCCTCCTCCGGCTGGAGGGCGCGGGCGACGTCTTCGTCTCCAGCTACGGCGCAATCGACACCGTCGACCTCGCGGAGGGCGAGGAGTACACGGTCGACACCGGGCACATCGTCGCGTTCGAGGACACCGCGAGCTTCGACGTCGAGCGCATCGGCGGGCTGAAATCCACGCTCTTCTCCGGCGAAGGCCTCGTCTGCCGGTTCCGCGGCCCGGGGCGCGTCTGGCTGCAGACGCGGAGTCAGGAAGCCTTCCTGAACTGGCTCATCCCGAAACTCCCCCAGCCGTCGAGTCAGTCGTGAGGTAACTACGGCCCGAAGAAATCTCTAGGGTTAAGTGGGCCGCGGGCCGCGACATACGTGTATGGCGTACTTCGCGGGCGTGGACCTCGGCGCGACGAATCTCCGAGCGGCCGTCGCGAACGACGCGGGCGAGGTGCTCGCCGTCGAGCGGCGCGCGACCCCACAGGGCCCGGCCGGCATCGCCGTCACCGAAGCCGTGCTCGACGCGGTCAGGGACGCCGCCGCGAGCGCGGGCATCGACACCCGGAACCTCGCCGGCGTCGGCATCGGCAGCATCGGCCCGCTCGACCTCGCCGCCGGCGTCGTCGAAGACCCCGCGAACCTCCCGCCCGCGGTCGAACGCATCCCCCTCGTCGGCCCGCTCCAAGAGCTCGCCGCCACCGACCGCGTCTTCCTCCACAACGACACCGCCGCCGGCGTCATCGGCGAACGCTTCTTCTCCGACCGGAACCCCGACGACATGGTCTACGTCACCATCTCCTCCGGCATCGGCGCGGGCGTCGCCGTCGACGGCCACGTCCTCTCCGGCTGGGACGGGAACGCCGGCGAAGTCGGCCACATGGTCCTCGACCCCGAGGGCCGCCGCACCTGCGGCTGCGGCCGCGACGGCCACTGGGAGGCCTACTGCTCCGGGAACTCCATCCCGAAGTACACCCGCGACCTCCACGACGGCGAAGACACCGCCCTCCCGCTCGACGACCCCGACTTCTCCGCGAAAGACGTCTTCGACAACCCCGACGACCCCCTCGCGCGCCGCGTCATCGAGAAGACCGCCGACTGGAACGCGATGGGCATCACGAACATCGTCGACGCCTACGCCCCCATCGTCATCTACGTCGGCGGCGCGGTCGCCCTCCACAACGAGGAACTCGTCCTCGACCCCATCCGCGACCGCGTCCAGGACCTCGTGTTCGCGAACGTCCCCGACATCCAACTCACCACGCTCGGCGACGACGTCGTCCTCAAAGGAGCCGTCGCGTCCGCCATCACCGGCGGCACCGGCGACCGCAGTAACGCGTACTGACGACGCTGCTCGTTCTTCCGACTGTCGAGCCCCTCTCTGTCGCCGTCCCGCGCTTCTCGCGGTCGCCGCGCTGCGCCGCCTGAATCCCACGGTTAACGTATCTGTAGCACGAACCCGCGTAGTATGAGTGAGACGGCGGACGGCGAGGACTTACATTCGCGCGTGGAGACGTGGCTGACCGCGCAGATGCCGATCATCCAGATGCACGGCGGGAACAGCGCCGTGCGGAAAGCCGACCC
This portion of the Halocalculus aciditolerans genome encodes:
- a CDS encoding TIGR00266 family protein, with protein sequence MDADIRHRPSFALAAITFEPGDGLRAEAGAMVSHDAGVAMETAAQGGFLSSLKRSVLGDESFFVNTFTAEERGEVTLAPALPGDIVQHELGDGGGPETLYVQSGSFLAASDDIELDTEFGGGRSFFGGEGLFLLRLEGAGDVFVSSYGAIDTVDLAEGEEYTVDTGHIVAFEDTASFDVERIGGLKSTLFSGEGLVCRFRGPGRVWLQTRSQEAFLNWLIPKLPQPSSQS
- a CDS encoding SDR family oxidoreductase — translated: MKEIDLSGKAAVVTGGASGNGRAIVEAYAEAGADVVVADIQPEPREGGTPTHELAAEEYGVNATYVECDVSDVDALADAVEAADAFGGVDVMVNNAGIFRQKDFVDVTEAEFDQLMDINVKGVFFGAQAAAERMLETGGGSIINMSSVAGLRGAGTFSVYNTSKGAVRLLTYSLADELGPEGIRVNAIHPGVIDTAMTNEDVPIATQESAEDTPLHRLGQPDDVAGAALYLASEDLAGYVNGESLVVDGGQSNT
- a CDS encoding ROK family protein → MAYFAGVDLGATNLRAAVANDAGEVLAVERRATPQGPAGIAVTEAVLDAVRDAAASAGIDTRNLAGVGIGSIGPLDLAAGVVEDPANLPPAVERIPLVGPLQELAATDRVFLHNDTAAGVIGERFFSDRNPDDMVYVTISSGIGAGVAVDGHVLSGWDGNAGEVGHMVLDPEGRRTCGCGRDGHWEAYCSGNSIPKYTRDLHDGEDTALPLDDPDFSAKDVFDNPDDPLARRVIEKTADWNAMGITNIVDAYAPIVIYVGGAVALHNEELVLDPIRDRVQDLVFANVPDIQLTTLGDDVVLKGAVASAITGGTGDRSNAY
- a CDS encoding universal stress protein, whose translation is MAIETILLAVGPNDADRAQKLAETLVDLAVPTGANVVLAHVFTSSEYQTTLESLDVNDHGELTEDEIARRHATIRDIGRSLDDADVEYDVRGRVGEHGSSIVATAEDVDADFVLVGGRRRSPTGKAVFGSTAQEVILNAPCPVTFVRGD
- the uvrA gene encoding excinuclease ABC subunit UvrA, which gives rise to MSEDFIEVRGAEEHNLKDLDVKIPREAFNVVTGLSGSGKSSLAFQTVYAEGQRRYIESLSAYARNFLGQMDKPQVESVEGLSPAISIDQKNAANNPRSTVGTVTELHDYLRLLYARVGTPHCPECGREVGEQSAQQMVRRVLELPEGTRAKVAAPVVRDQKGAFEDLFDDLLGEGYSRVEVDGESYDLAVEKPELDENYDHTVDVVVDRVKVSEDARSRITDSVETALEEADGVLKVILPDPPADVELGGSTARATGDLAGEDDERLVVEFSEALACTHCGIDISEIETRSFSFNSPHGACPECEGIGETKEVSEARVIEDESKPLKHVFEPWSYNRSYYQTRLDSVAEHFGVSLSTPFEDVDEEIQQAFLYGTDEDVVFKRQTKNGVRRKEQPFEGVIPNLERRYVETDSDSTREHIEDYMSVTTCPACEGSRLKPESRAVLVDGTGIAAVNHMSIADALEHFEGVEDSLDERERQIAEEILKEIRARLGFMTEVGLDYLTLDREASTLSGGESQRIRLATQIGSGLVGVLYVLDEPSIGLHQRDNDRLLNTLEELRDLGNTLVVVEHDEETMRRADQVIDMGPGPGRHGGEIVAQGDVEEVMATEGSVTGDYLSGRKQIPVPEERRDWEDSLTVRGARQHNLKDLDVDIPVGAFTAITGVSGSGKSTLMHDILYKGLARSMNDNTSVLPGEHDGIEGMQHIEKARLIDQSPIGRTPRSNPATYTGVFDYVREKFADTKLAKQRGYEKGRFSFNVKGGRCEECGGQGTVKIEMNFLSDVHVPCEECGGSRYNDETLDVTYKDATIADVLDMSVEEAYDFFEADSRLGRRLKLLMDVGLDYMKLGQPSTTLSGGEAQRVKLAEELGKKSSGDTLYLLDEPTTGLHSADERKLIEVLQRLTDRGNSIVVIEHELDLVKNADHVIDLGPEGGEAGGELVAEGTPEEVARDEESYTGRYLRDKLPRVDIAGPRSDREKPEAPAPAQDD
- a CDS encoding YbaK/EbsC family protein, with product MHERARDFVAEAEDRYGVTPAVTEFPEGTKTAADAADAVGCETAQIASSIVLSADGDAVVCITSGANRVDMDKVADAVGADSVSMADADLVKDATGWSIGGVPPICHTTDCRVLMDETLLDYDEVWAAAGTPTTVWPIAPDELAELAEADVADVAEE
- a CDS encoding LURP-one-related/scramblase family protein produces the protein MTDYDIRALDLTDDEYLVTQSLVRNKYRAEDTRGNVVLRGKQKMFKLKEEFPFETGDGRPAFTVKAGGILDVAGNYALIDAQTDEPVLVLDQNWTFLTHKWKLRDPDTEALIATIESESKLVDALRAISDLFSVIPHKYEIRDADGDHVGRVAGQFSLADKYTVTIDDASDVPKEAVLAAAMVIDAIEGN
- a CDS encoding SDR family NAD(P)-dependent oxidoreductase; this translates as MLTPDLAGRTALVTGSADGLGRSIALSLARCGAAVAVHYHSSDAAAAATAEDALDAGAPAATTVQGDVTDEAGVDDLFAAAEAELGSVDVLVNNVGDFAPSHWSELDADTWRRVYETNLLGTMLCSKRALPGMREREWGRIVNIGYASSEKGLVNAKNFPYFAAKAGVLMFTRMLASDTEMDGITVNAVSPYVVETSDEFPDDAPRGRWATPGDVTQAVRFFVDEDSEYISGENVEIDGGWLPENV